The genomic stretch CTGCTGCGTAATCGTGCCGCCGGAAACTTCTTTCCATTCCCACACTTTTTCCAAGAATTTTTCGCGCCCCAAGTCATGGCGGGACACGTTTTGCGCGGCAAGCTGACGCTCGACCACGATTTGCGTGGCGATGCCCGCGTGGTCGGTGCCGGGAATCCAGGCGGTGTTGCAGCCTTTCATGCGGTAGTAGCGGGTCAGACCGTCCATGATGGTTTGGTTGAAGGCATGACCCATGTGCAGCGTGCCGGTTACGTTGGGCGGCGGCAGTTGGATGGAAAAAGACGGTTTGGTCAAATCCATATCGGGCTGGAAATAACCTTGGGTTTCCCAGTTTTGATAGTGTTTGGATTCGATTTCGGCGGGATTGTATTTGTCGAGCATCGGAGGCTACCTGAAAATTATTGGCGTAAAGAGCGAATTATAGTGGAAGCAGATAGTTTTCAGGTAGCCTGATGCGGGGATGAAGGCTAGCTGAAAGCATAAACATCCAATAAAGCTAAAGCCATCTATTTTGACTTCTACCCCGCGCCGCCGCTATCCTTCGCTTTTTCCGCACCTTTATTCAGGAGTGTGCCATGCCCGGCATCAAACAAACCGTCCTCAAAGCCTTCCACCGCCGTTATGCCTGCAAGAAATACGACCCGGCCAAAAAGATCAGCCGTGAAGATTTCGAATTTATTTTGGAAACCGGCCGCCTTTCGCCCAGCTCCTTCGGACTGGAACCGTGGCGTTTTCTCGTGATCCAAAACCCCGCGCTGCGTGCCGAGCTCAAACCGCTGGCTTGGGGTGCGGCAGATAAAATCATGGATTGCAGCCACTTTATCGTACTCCTCGCCCGCACCCAGGCCGCGATGCAGCCGGACTACCGGCACAAAATGTGGAGCGGGGTGCACCACATCCCGCCGCATGCCGTGGAAATACGCGAAGGTTTCTTCAAACAGTTTGCCGAACACAACTTCCGCATCACCGAAAGCCCGCGCACCTTCCACGATTGGGCCAGCAAACAAAGCTATATCGCCCTGGCCAATATGATGACCGCCACCGCCTTTATCGGTATCGACTCCACCCCGATCGAGGGCTTCCGGCAGGAAGAAGTTAATGCCTTCTTGGCCGCAAAAGGCCTGTTCGACCCCGCCGAATACCGCGTCAGCATCATGGCTGCGTTCGGCTACCGCGCTGAAGAAGTGCGCGCCAAAACTCGTCTGCCGATGGAAGAGATTGTGCAGTGGGTAGAATAAGCCGTTGATTGTAAAGTTTCAGGTAGCCTCCATCCCGCACAGAGGCTACCTGAAAGCTTCAACACTGTTAAACCAAGCCCTTCCATGTATATCGGACGCTTCGCCCCCAGCCCCACCGGCCTGCTGCACATCGGCTCGCTGCTCACCGCCCTGGCTTCCTA from Eikenella exigua encodes the following:
- a CDS encoding NAD(P)H-dependent oxidoreductase, producing MPGIKQTVLKAFHRRYACKKYDPAKKISREDFEFILETGRLSPSSFGLEPWRFLVIQNPALRAELKPLAWGAADKIMDCSHFIVLLARTQAAMQPDYRHKMWSGVHHIPPHAVEIREGFFKQFAEHNFRITESPRTFHDWASKQSYIALANMMTATAFIGIDSTPIEGFRQEEVNAFLAAKGLFDPAEYRVSIMAAFGYRAEEVRAKTRLPMEEIVQWVE